The following are encoded in a window of Pelotomaculum isophthalicicum JI genomic DNA:
- a CDS encoding ArsR/SmtB family transcription factor, translating into MDRVFGGTYVEHIAKLFKILGDANRLCILLTIGKSERSVSQIIEATSLSQTLVSFHLRALRDAGIVTAERQGAFIYYRLANADLLDLVSEFQEYASKETAETEKVEFPCPCPPMGKKYF; encoded by the coding sequence TTGGATAGAGTTTTCGGTGGAACCTATGTTGAACACATAGCTAAACTATTTAAAATTCTGGGAGATGCCAATCGTCTTTGTATTCTGCTTACTATTGGCAAGAGTGAACGTTCTGTATCTCAAATTATCGAAGCTACAAGCCTTTCCCAAACCCTTGTTTCTTTTCATTTAAGAGCTTTACGAGATGCGGGTATTGTAACGGCAGAACGACAAGGCGCGTTTATTTACTACCGGTTGGCTAATGCAGATTTGTTAGATTTAGTTAGTGAATTTCAAGAATATGCAAGTAAAGAAACAGCAGAAACTGAGAAAGTAGAATTTCCATGCCCTTGTCCCCCAATGGGTAAAAAATATTTTTAA